Part of the Syntrophorhabdales bacterium genome, ATAATGTGCCCCGCTCACCATCCCTATCATCTTGTCCTTGAAGGTCTGGATGGTGAAGTAATCCTCCGTGAAGGTCCAGTGGGTGCAGAGTTTTATCTTTTTGTCGAGCCCCAGTTCAAAGTACTGACTGATGAAGCGCTGGATAGATACATCGCCGGGCTCGAAGACGAAGATTGCCTCAACATCAGGCTGCAGGCGCGCGAAATAAGGGGCAAGATCCATGGTTCCCAGAGGCCACAGAATAGTCTGCACTATTTTCCCGCCTGCTTTCTCGTAACCCTGCTGGAAGGCCCAGATCTTTCCCGTACCGCCGGCGTAGTCAGGTGCCATCAAGGCCATCTTCTTGTAGCCCAGCTTCTCGGATGCGTACTTGCCCAACGGCAGTTCCATCTGTCCGTCAGCATAGGTGATCCTGAACACGTATTTGCTGGGAGGAAGCGTGACTCTTTCGGTACCGGCCATTGCGACTACCACCATCGGTACCTTTGCTTTATCAGCGTAGCCCCTCACAGCTATTGCAGCCGCGCTGTTGGTGCCGAAGCAGAGCATATGCACCTTATCCTTTTCGACCAGCTTCTGAGCCACTTCCACGGAGAGCTTCGGGTCCGTCTTGTTGTCATACTCAATGATCTTAATGGGTCTGCCTGCGACCTTGTACCCTATTTCCTCCAGGTATATGTCATAACCCTGCTTTGCGTTCATGGATGTCTCAGACATCACTCCCGTCATTTCTGTGTCGATGCCGATCCTGATCGGCTCTTTAGAGCCCTGGGCACT contains:
- a CDS encoding ABC transporter substrate-binding protein → MVTRKSAVFGCFTLFVMLFSFCLCSPASAQGSKEPIRIGIDTEMTGVMSETSMNAKQGYDIYLEEIGYKVAGRPIKIIEYDNKTDPKLSVEVAQKLVEKDKVHMLCFGTNSAAAIAVRGYADKAKVPMVVVAMAGTERVTLPPSKYVFRITYADGQMELPLGKYASEKLGYKKMALMAPDYAGGTGKIWAFQQGYEKAGGKIVQTILWPLGTMDLAPYFARLQPDVEAIFVFEPGDVSIQRFISQYFELGLDKKIKLCTHWTFTEDYFTIQTFKDKMIGMVSGAHYVPSYDTPENKRLTDAYYKKYGRKKLMNSDVAIGYESMKFIVAALGSIKGNVEDTEAFLKAMHTTKIKGVESTSLSVDANGNVIRDFFIRQVQKKDGVVKNVVLDVIPQVQQPPEGYTVMPGK